Proteins found in one Elephas maximus indicus isolate mEleMax1 chromosome 11, mEleMax1 primary haplotype, whole genome shotgun sequence genomic segment:
- the RAB4B gene encoding ras-related protein Rab-4B produces MAETYDFLFKFLVIGSAGTGKSCLLHQFIENKFKQDSNHTIGVEFGSRVVNVGGKTVKLQIWDTAGQERFRSVTRSYYRGAAGALLVYDITSRETYNSLAAWLTDARTLASPNIVVILCGNKKDLEPEREVTFLEASRFAQENELMFLETSALTGENVEEAFLKCARTILNKIDSGELDPERMGSGIQYGDASLRQLRQPRSAQAVTPQPCGC; encoded by the exons ATGGCCGAGACCTACG ACTTCCTCTTCAAATTCCTGGTGATCGGCAGTGCAGGAACTGGCAAATCATGTCTCCTTCATCAGTTCATTGAGAATAAGT TTAAACAGGACTCCAACCACACCATTGGCGTGGAGTTTGGATCCCGGGTAGTCAACGTGGGTGGGAAGACTGTGAAGCTACAGATTTGGGACACGGCCGGCCAGGAACGGTTTCG GTCGGTGACACGGAGTTATTATCGAGGGGCagctggagccctgctggtgtacGACATCACCAG CCGGGAGACATACAACTCGCTGGCTGCCTGGCTGACGGACGCCCGCACACTGGCCAGCCCCAACATCGTGGTCATCCTCTGTGGCAACAAGAAGGACCTGGAGCCTGAGCGCGAGGTCACTTTCCTGGAGGCCTCCCGCTTTGCCCAGGAGAATG AGCTGATGTTCCTGGAGACCAGTGCGCTCACAGGCGAGAACGTGGAGGAGGCCTTCCTGAAGTGCGCTCGGACCATCCTGAATAAGATTGACTCAG GTGAGCTAGACCCCGAGAGGATGGGCTCGGGCATTCAGTATGGTGATGCCTCCCTTCGCCAGCTGCGGCAGCCTCGGAGTGCTCAGGCCGTGACTCCTCAGCCCTGTGGCTGCTGA